The following are encoded in a window of Calditerrivibrio sp. genomic DNA:
- a CDS encoding thermonuclease family protein, with amino-acid sequence MIRYVVKFIHVILVFILFTQIALSEILNGKVVGVSDGDTITVLLQGNKPVKVRLAQIDAPEKNQDFGQKSKQSLSDMIYMKDVTVKVWDQDRYGRVVGQVFLNGIDINLEQIKKGMAWVYTKYAKDPKYFEEMEIAKSKKLGLWSMKNPIPPWEFRKEKKNKP; translated from the coding sequence ATGATTAGATATGTTGTAAAGTTTATCCATGTTATTTTAGTATTTATTTTGTTTACCCAGATAGCACTTTCAGAGATTCTTAATGGGAAGGTAGTGGGTGTCTCTGATGGGGATACGATTACGGTCCTTTTGCAGGGGAATAAGCCTGTAAAGGTCAGATTAGCACAAATAGATGCCCCTGAAAAAAATCAAGATTTCGGCCAAAAATCCAAACAGTCTTTATCTGATATGATCTACATGAAGGATGTAACTGTCAAAGTATGGGATCAGGATAGGTATGGTAGAGTTGTTGGTCAGGTTTTTTTAAATGGTATCGATATAAATCTCGAACAGATCAAAAAGGGTATGGCTTGGGTTTATACTAAATATGCCAAAGACCCAAAGTACTTTGAGGAGATGGAGATAGCCAAAAGTAAAAAGTTAGGTCTATGGTCTATGAAAAACCCAATACCTCCATGGGAATTCAGAAAGGAGAAAAAAAATAAACCCTAA
- the dapB gene encoding 4-hydroxy-tetrahydrodipicolinate reductase, with protein sequence MSQIKIMMVGAAGKMGRRIIHFINEDPETTLSAAIEHEKCPLLGQDAGLIAGCGELGVKISSNILDGAAVSDVIIDFTGAEATFHNLNSYLKAQKPILIGSTGFNSDQVKSIDRLSDTVPFILAANTSLGVNLTLKVLELVAKTVGDRYDIEIIEAHHRMKKDAPSGTAMKMAETIVNALGRDMDKDLVYARKGLIGERTDKEIGIQTIRAGDIVGEHTVIFCGNGERIEITHKAHTRDTFAKGAVAAAKWLHNKPKGKYSMFDVLGL encoded by the coding sequence ATGTCTCAGATTAAAATAATGATGGTGGGTGCTGCAGGGAAAATGGGAAGACGTATCATCCATTTTATCAACGAGGATCCGGAAACAACCCTTTCTGCTGCCATCGAACATGAAAAGTGCCCACTTCTTGGACAGGATGCTGGACTTATCGCAGGCTGTGGTGAATTGGGGGTAAAAATCAGCTCCAATATCTTAGATGGCGCAGCAGTATCGGATGTTATTATCGATTTTACTGGCGCCGAAGCTACATTTCACAATCTAAACAGCTATTTAAAAGCACAAAAACCGATTCTTATAGGTAGCACCGGCTTTAACAGTGATCAGGTAAAGTCTATAGATAGGTTATCTGATACCGTCCCCTTTATCTTAGCCGCAAACACAAGCCTCGGTGTGAATCTTACTTTAAAAGTACTTGAGTTGGTTGCAAAGACCGTCGGCGATAGATACGACATCGAAATAATAGAAGCCCACCACAGAATGAAAAAAGATGCACCAAGTGGCACTGCGATGAAAATGGCCGAAACAATAGTTAATGCCCTAGGTAGAGATATGGACAAAGACTTAGTTTATGCCAGAAAAGGACTTATAGGCGAGAGAACTGATAAGGAGATTGGTATACAAACAATCAGAGCAGGTGATATAGTGGGAGAGCACACCGTGATCTTCTGTGGTAATGGAGAAAGGATTGAAATAACCCACAAAGCCCACACGAGAGACACTTTTGCAAAAGGGGCAGTAGCTGCAGCAAAATGGTTGCACAATAAGCCCAAGGGTAAGTACAGTATGTTTGATGTTCTTGGTCTTTAA